A stretch of the Rufibacter tibetensis genome encodes the following:
- a CDS encoding matrixin family metalloprotease, with product MKNFTSWSFVLCIFHLFTLSSCGNEKQLEICTEILPVRDPSKGTVLRNTKWREGSIIKVGFINGEEVYRQKVRLYAAEWEKHANIKFAFVNNGPADIRVSMNPGSSWSYHGNESLRFSQNMNTGETVAGTNGPSMNFGWFEPSLSEVGFRRVILHEFGHSLGLIHEHQNPTAGIDWNKPKVRAYYRDKNGWDEAKTELNIFKRYDANLTQFTSYDRASIMHYSIPVDHVNNPAHAVAWNTTLSDTDKSFIAFVYPRTPPIREREHSSHHGHQGIGTGGGNRGGDIMREENKK from the coding sequence ATGAAAAATTTTACTTCATGGTCATTCGTTTTATGTATCTTTCACTTATTTACATTATCCTCCTGCGGCAATGAAAAACAACTGGAGATATGTACAGAGATTCTTCCCGTCCGTGATCCTAGTAAAGGTACTGTACTTAGAAATACTAAATGGAGAGAAGGAAGCATAATAAAAGTTGGATTTATTAATGGTGAAGAGGTCTACCGCCAAAAGGTTAGACTTTATGCGGCCGAATGGGAAAAACATGCCAACATTAAATTTGCATTCGTCAATAATGGCCCAGCCGATATACGCGTTTCAATGAATCCAGGATCCTCTTGGTCTTATCATGGAAATGAATCTTTGCGATTTTCTCAAAACATGAATACCGGGGAGACAGTAGCCGGCACTAACGGCCCTTCAATGAATTTTGGTTGGTTTGAACCCTCCCTTTCAGAAGTAGGGTTCAGACGAGTTATCCTTCATGAGTTTGGACACAGCTTAGGTTTAATCCATGAGCATCAAAACCCAACGGCTGGTATAGATTGGAATAAACCTAAAGTAAGAGCGTATTATAGGGACAAAAATGGATGGGATGAGGCTAAAACAGAGCTTAATATATTTAAAAGATATGATGCTAACTTAACTCAATTTACCTCCTATGACAGAGCGTCTATTATGCATTACTCCATTCCTGTAGACCACGTTAACAATCCTGCTCATGCGGTTGCTTGGAATACAACCTTGTCTGATACTGATAAGTCATTCATTGCGTTTGTATATCCAAGAACTCCGCCCATACGGGAAAGAGAACATTCCTCACATCACGGTCATCAGGGTATAGGTACTGGTGGTGGCAATAGAGGGGGAGACATTATGAGGGAAGAAAACAAGAAATAG
- a CDS encoding recombinase family protein gives MKAIIYTRVSTQGQTTDRQVKDLKEAGFEVVKLFSEKIFGFSKSIGERQELQKALAYMYKEGIRCLLIHEISRLGRNTTEVLNLLKELEGKGISVYIHNLGITLSAENDGNHVFTKLVITIMADLARMESEQLSLRIKSGIRSRKADGLHTGREVGSAESREKFLGKHKEVIRYLKLGRSYNEITKLTGAAPYTISKVKKALAAG, from the coding sequence ATGAAAGCGATCATCTACACCAGGGTCTCCACCCAAGGGCAGACCACCGACCGCCAAGTGAAGGATTTGAAGGAAGCGGGCTTTGAGGTGGTGAAGTTATTCTCGGAGAAGATATTTGGTTTCAGCAAATCAATAGGGGAGAGGCAGGAGCTTCAGAAGGCCCTGGCCTATATGTACAAGGAAGGCATCAGGTGCCTGCTCATCCACGAGATCTCCCGCCTGGGCCGCAACACGACCGAGGTGCTGAACCTGCTGAAGGAGCTGGAGGGAAAGGGAATTTCCGTCTACATCCACAACCTGGGCATCACCCTCTCGGCGGAGAACGACGGTAACCATGTCTTCACCAAGCTGGTGATCACCATCATGGCGGATCTGGCGAGGATGGAGAGCGAGCAGCTGAGCCTCCGCATCAAGTCGGGGATCCGCAGCCGCAAGGCCGATGGGCTGCACACGGGCCGGGAGGTGGGCTCGGCAGAAAGCCGGGAGAAATTCCTGGGTAAGCACAAAGAGGTAATCAGGTACCTTAAACTAGGACGGTCTTACAATGAGATCACCAAGCTGACCGGGGCCGCGCCTTACACCATTTCCAAGGTGAAGAAGGCCTTAGCAGCAGGGTGA
- a CDS encoding alkaline phosphatase family protein: protein MKYLASTLFLSLFLLGQVFGQAAKHVYVISIDGFRPEFYQDKSWPAPNLQQMALGGVQADGVRGVFPSVTYPSHTTILTGVMPAQHGIYYNAPFEPDGATGRWYWEESLIKTQTMWDAVRKAGLKSASVFWPVSAGAPVDYNIPEVWSLDEKVDRVTPIRQGASPKGLFEEIEQNATGKLREKDLNSDYMIADENGSRMAAYLIQAYKPNLLTFHIYTVDHAAHGEGRDGGHVRKAVAAADRAVGNILEAIEKAGIKESTAVIITGDHGFVDINQSLSPNVALAKNGLIGKGKGEWKAKFHTSGAAAFLHLKRKGDHRTVSHVKKILSDLPEAQKKLFRVVERTELDKIGADPDAVLALAPVPGVTLNAATEGEILKAAKGGTHGFFPDFKEIQTGFIGCGAGFNTKTTLPLMGLEDIAPLVYRLLGITSESAVTSEPAVLRSALK, encoded by the coding sequence ATGAAATATTTAGCATCCACTTTGTTTTTAAGCCTGTTCCTTCTTGGTCAGGTATTTGGCCAAGCAGCTAAGCATGTATATGTTATCAGCATAGATGGGTTTCGGCCGGAATTCTATCAGGATAAATCATGGCCAGCACCTAACTTGCAACAAATGGCTTTGGGTGGCGTGCAGGCAGATGGCGTTAGGGGCGTGTTCCCGAGTGTGACCTATCCATCCCATACCACTATCCTTACCGGGGTCATGCCTGCCCAACACGGCATCTACTATAATGCTCCTTTTGAGCCGGATGGGGCTACCGGGCGTTGGTATTGGGAGGAAAGCCTGATCAAGACCCAAACCATGTGGGATGCTGTGCGCAAAGCCGGTTTGAAATCCGCTTCGGTATTCTGGCCTGTATCGGCCGGCGCGCCCGTTGATTACAATATCCCGGAAGTGTGGTCGCTGGATGAAAAGGTGGACCGGGTAACACCCATCCGTCAAGGCGCCTCCCCAAAAGGGCTTTTTGAGGAGATCGAACAAAACGCCACTGGTAAACTCCGGGAGAAGGACTTGAACAGTGACTATATGATTGCCGACGAAAACGGAAGCCGGATGGCCGCTTACCTGATACAGGCCTATAAACCTAATCTGTTGACCTTTCATATCTATACCGTCGATCACGCGGCCCATGGCGAAGGCAGGGACGGTGGGCACGTCCGGAAAGCGGTGGCTGCCGCCGACCGGGCCGTAGGCAATATCTTGGAGGCTATAGAGAAAGCGGGGATCAAAGAAAGCACCGCTGTTATCATAACTGGCGATCACGGGTTTGTTGATATCAACCAAAGTTTATCTCCCAATGTCGCTTTAGCCAAAAACGGGTTGATAGGTAAAGGCAAAGGGGAATGGAAAGCGAAGTTCCATACCTCCGGGGCGGCAGCTTTCTTGCATCTCAAAAGGAAAGGAGACCACAGAACAGTGAGCCACGTCAAAAAGATACTCTCGGACTTGCCAGAGGCGCAGAAAAAGCTGTTCCGGGTAGTAGAGCGGACCGAGCTAGATAAGATTGGGGCCGATCCAGATGCTGTGTTAGCCCTGGCCCCCGTACCAGGCGTAACCCTGAATGCTGCAACCGAGGGCGAGATATTGAAAGCTGCCAAAGGGGGTACACATGGTTTTTTTCCGGATTTTAAAGAAATACAAACAGGTTTTATCGGTTGTGGTGCTGGGTTCAACACGAAAACCACTTTGCCCCTAATGGGGCTGGAAGATATTGCTCCTCTTGTTTACAGACTATTAGGGATTACCTCTGAATCAGCTGTAACTTCGGAGCCTGCCGTTTTAAGATCGGCTTTAAAATAG